The following are from one region of the Candidatus Bathyarchaeota archaeon genome:
- a CDS encoding glycosyltransferase family 2 protein codes for MACVIPAFNEESTIGSVVKGAKKYCDCIIVVDDGSNDRTRVTAEHYGVNVISHVTRLGAGAAISTGIKAALRYDIDVIVTIDADGQHDPDDIPSVIAPLSDGADIVIGSRTKGRSAMPLYKRLGNLVLSKFTSLLCGVPITDSQSGFRALSREVAESVSFTTTDYSWASEMLIQASRKGFKITSVPVKTLYFKRRLRGAGIKDALKILYNMFKFK; via the coding sequence ATGGCATGTGTAATTCCTGCCTTTAATGAAGAGTCTACGATAGGATCTGTCGTCAAGGGTGCAAAGAAATATTGCGACTGCATAATTGTAGTTGATGATGGTAGCAACGATAGAACGAGGGTGACGGCGGAACATTATGGGGTGAATGTGATAAGCCATGTAACTAGGCTTGGAGCTGGCGCCGCAATTTCTACAGGTATAAAAGCAGCTCTAAGATACGACATCGATGTCATAGTCACTATAGATGCTGATGGTCAACATGATCCGGACGATATCCCCTCCGTCATCGCGCCTCTTTCAGATGGTGCAGATATAGTAATAGGTTCACGAACGAAGGGAAGATCTGCTATGCCTTTGTATAAAAGGTTGGGAAACCTTGTTCTCTCAAAATTTACATCGTTGTTATGTGGCGTGCCAATCACGGATTCTCAGTCTGGATTTCGAGCACTATCTCGAGAGGTAGCAGAATCTGTATCCTTCACTACCACAGACTACTCTTGGGCGTCTGAGATGCTTATTCAAGCTTCAAGAAAAGGGTTCAAAATAACAAGTGTACCTGTGAAGACCTTATACTTCAAGAGAAGACTGCGTGGGGCTGGGATCAAAGACGCTTTGAAGATCCTTTATAACATGTTTAAGTTTAAATAA
- the hycI gene encoding hydrogenase maturation peptidase HycI: protein MRGWLCGATRVVIAGVGNTLRRDDGLGPEFVKRLTGLYGNIMVLDCGPVPESYVGPIRRFNPSHILIVDAADMGLSPGSFKLVYNPKILGVSISTHSLPINFFTEYLQSQTSAKIALLIIQPKDTTIGEGLSPEVEDTVNTTSKIVKDRLKLYSGLEPSYV from the coding sequence TTGCGGGGTTGGCTTTGCGGGGCTACTCGAGTTGTGATCGCAGGCGTGGGCAACACTCTCAGAAGAGATGACGGTTTAGGACCTGAATTTGTGAAAAGGTTAACAGGGCTATACGGTAACATAATGGTCTTAGACTGCGGCCCAGTCCCTGAAAGCTACGTAGGTCCAATAAGGAGATTTAACCCCTCACATATTCTAATAGTAGATGCAGCAGATATGGGTCTCTCGCCAGGCTCATTCAAACTGGTCTACAACCCCAAGATTCTAGGTGTATCCATATCCACTCATAGCCTCCCCATCAACTTTTTCACAGAATATCTACAGTCCCAGACTTCCGCCAAGATCGCCCTGCTCATAATTCAGCCGAAAGACACAACAATTGGTGAAGGTCTCTCTCCTGAGGTTGAAGATACAGTTAATACAACCTCAAAAATCGTCAAGGATAGACTTAAGCTATATAGTGGCTTAGAACCCTCCTATGTGTAA
- a CDS encoding NADH-quinone oxidoreductase subunit M: MFTWPINMLVIFAITTPLVYMRAVKANIKKLVDVWAVIGFTLSAISFYLLYLKVSSERVLIHYWAGIQFRGVALFEIDMLSIFMAGLFIFIGLLTAIYSTRYMEHDTRHGEYYALLLLMVSGMVGVAFAGDFFTLFIFWEVMCLTSYVLVAFRKEQWEPIEAGFKYLVMSSAGSATMLFAMSILYGIVGSLNFAYMHKALSESMTPWSIISLVLIVVGFGIKAAVTPFHTWLPDAHPAAPSSISAMLSGVVIKTGVYGLIRVLLLIFTPESYHWHTAIAILAVLSMTTGNLMALLQSDLKRLLAFSSIGHIGYIIFGLSVATVYGLTGSLFHILNHALGKALLFLCSGAFLLSAGTRDLNQLAGIGRKMKITGFTFIVGSLALAGVPPLNGFQSEFMLVLAGLQMGASKNLWYLFSALMIINILFSVGYYLRIIQIVTLHEPSESVSKAKEAPKPMLFSMVLIAILCILIGIYPGPFVNLANQAAQSVLSVENFVKLIIH; this comes from the coding sequence ATGTTCACTTGGCCTATAAACATGCTAGTAATATTCGCTATAACGACTCCATTAGTTTATATGCGCGCTGTTAAGGCGAATATTAAGAAGCTTGTCGACGTATGGGCTGTGATAGGATTCACCCTCTCAGCCATATCTTTCTACCTCCTCTATTTGAAGGTCTCTTCGGAGAGGGTGCTTATACATTACTGGGCGGGAATACAGTTTCGAGGGGTCGCCCTCTTCGAGATAGATATGCTGAGCATTTTCATGGCTGGACTATTTATTTTCATTGGTCTATTAACCGCAATATATTCGACCCGATACATGGAGCATGACACGCGCCACGGTGAATACTACGCTTTACTTCTACTTATGGTCTCTGGGATGGTAGGTGTGGCCTTTGCAGGTGACTTTTTCACACTCTTTATCTTCTGGGAAGTAATGTGTCTAACCTCATACGTGCTGGTTGCCTTCCGTAAGGAACAGTGGGAGCCTATAGAGGCAGGTTTCAAGTATTTGGTTATGAGTTCTGCTGGAAGCGCTACGATGCTATTTGCAATGTCCATCTTATATGGCATCGTTGGTTCACTAAACTTCGCATACATGCACAAAGCTCTATCAGAGTCCATGACACCTTGGTCGATCATATCTTTAGTATTGATAGTTGTCGGCTTCGGAATTAAGGCTGCTGTAACACCATTCCATACTTGGCTTCCAGACGCTCACCCAGCTGCTCCGAGCTCAATAAGTGCGATGCTTTCAGGGGTTGTAATAAAGACTGGGGTGTATGGCCTCATTAGAGTCCTGCTGTTGATATTCACTCCAGAATCTTATCATTGGCATACAGCAATAGCGATACTTGCAGTCTTGTCCATGACTACTGGGAACCTTATGGCCCTGCTACAATCAGACTTGAAGAGACTACTGGCCTTCAGCAGTATAGGCCACATAGGATACATTATTTTCGGCCTCTCGGTTGCAACAGTATACGGCTTGACTGGAAGCCTTTTCCATATTCTAAATCATGCGTTAGGTAAGGCACTTCTCTTCCTCTGTTCAGGAGCGTTCCTACTGTCTGCTGGGACCCGAGACCTAAATCAACTGGCAGGGATAGGAAGAAAAATGAAGATTACGGGCTTTACATTTATAGTAGGCTCATTAGCCTTGGCAGGTGTTCCACCCCTAAACGGCTTTCAAAGTGAATTTATGTTGGTGCTAGCAGGATTGCAGATGGGTGCATCCAAAAACCTATGGTACCTCTTCTCCGCATTGATGATAATCAACATACTATTCTCAGTAGGGTACTACCTAAGAATAATTCAGATAGTAACGTTGCATGAGCCTAGTGAATCAGTATCCAAGGCTAAGGAGGCTCCCAAACCAATGCTATTCTCAATGGTCCTAATAGCCATTCTATGCATTCTTATAGGCATCTACCCAGGCCCATTTGTTAACCTTGCAAATCAAGCAGCTCAATCTGTTCTTAGCGTTGAGAATTTCGTTAAACTAATCATTCATTGA
- a CDS encoding DUF2304 domain-containing protein, with amino-acid sequence MLEPYGLVAIIIGIILLSYTSREYVRGKIDIRSLLSWTIVWVGLILTGAYPQVYFTLTSMLGMGAPIQFVTTFSIIILYAIVYHLYKAIIETNRKITIIVQHLALEETGKVKVKNLNFED; translated from the coding sequence ATGTTGGAGCCGTACGGACTTGTTGCCATCATCATTGGCATCATTCTGTTATCCTACACATCCAGAGAGTATGTAAGAGGAAAAATTGACATTAGAAGTCTTTTGTCGTGGACAATTGTTTGGGTTGGTCTTATTTTAACTGGGGCCTATCCACAAGTGTATTTTACTTTAACATCCATGTTGGGCATGGGCGCCCCAATTCAATTTGTAACTACATTCTCGATAATCATTCTCTACGCTATAGTATATCACCTCTACAAGGCTATTATAGAGACCAATAGAAAGATTACAATCATAGTACAACATCTGGCTCTGGAGGAGACTGGCAAAGTCAAGGTGAAAAACTTGAACTTTGAGGATTAA